In Antedon mediterranea chromosome 10, ecAntMedi1.1, whole genome shotgun sequence, one genomic interval encodes:
- the LOC140060280 gene encoding muscarinic acetylcholine receptor M1-like, whose translation MTDIVTGTWPSTDTFTSFNFTEPTTKAATEVFTKGIITTETEYDRFPNHEHSWHVMFIIIACIFISVFTFTANVMVWMSFYMDKQLQVVNNYFLLSLSVADMIIASISMPLYTVYIVKSWTLGPIVCDIWLSIDYVASNASVMNLVVICFDRYFSITKPLTYRANRTPRKAKIMITTAWSISILVWIPLIIGWPRWNKRTVDENDCYIQFLSEGKTLSTVLNVVTISIAFYLPVMLMCYIYYRIWRETEKRSKELRHLQAGESTEHAPSKRLLSDGDDEEENVQKSWKKKLLCYSEVGVDDELEDSSDGTSPPLPSTSTSTTNTSSTKSRNTINLSPKSSPSQNQRNGNFLTCDNLDNNFAASLYTILIKLPDEHSKNENENVPKITMVEYTRTPPPTILQHKDSGAKVSTSADHHLTSSRPSSICVPSNSRAGHSNLSMSAITAVKTAATKAKATNAVKKKRTVLIREKKAARTLIAILLAFIITWTPYSVLVLVNAMKPDGVNSRLYSVSYWGCYLNSTINPICYALCNMNFRRAFKQILTCKFQKKHQRMRIKQLQIRSKERMSSSR comes from the coding sequence ATGACAGATATAGTGACCGGAACCTGGCCAAGTACAGACACATTTACATCATTTAACTTTACAGAACCAACCACCAAAGCAGCTACAGAAGTATTTACAAAGGGGATTATTACAACAGAAACAGAATATGATCGTTTCCCAAATCATGAACATTCATGGCACGTGATGTTCATAATTATCGCCTGCATCTTTATCAGTGTATTCACATTTACCGCTAATGTGATGGTATGGATGTCCTTTTATATGGACAAACAATTACAAGTTGTGAACAACTATTTCTTATTGAGTTTGTCAGTAGCTGATATGATCATTGCTTCAATCTCTATGCCACTTTACACGGTGTACATTGTGAAATCTTGGACGCTAGGCCCAATAGTCTGTGACATCTGGTTAAGTATTGACTACGTGGCTTCCAATGCGTCTGTTATGAACCTGGTTGTGATATGTTTCGATAGGTACTTTTCTATAACTAAGCCTCTGACTTACCGGGCTAACAGGACACCTAGAAAGGCAAAAATAATGATTACAACTGCTTGGAGTATATCAATCTTAGTTTGGATTCCTCTTATTATTGGTTGGCCGCGTTGGAATAAAAGAACCGTAGATGAAAATGATTgttatatacaatttttatcTGAAGGAAAAACACTATCAACTGTACTGAACGTTGTTACAATTAGTATAGCGTTTTATTTACCGGTTATGCTGAtgtgttatatatattataggaTCTGGCGCGAAACGGAAAAGCGTTCGAAAGAGCTACGTCATTTGCAGGCGGGAGAGAGCACGGAGCACGCGCCTTCAAAACGATTGTTGTCTGACGGAGACGACGAAGAAGAGAATGTGCAAAAGTCATGGAAAAAGAAATTATTGTGTTATTCCGAGGTAGGAGTTGATGATGAGTTAGAGGACAGTAGTGATGGAACATCACCGCCCCTTCCGAGCACGAGCACGTCGACAACGAATACATCTAGCACAAAATCTCGCAATACGATTAACTTATCGCCAAAATCTTCCCCTAGCCAAAATCAACGAAACGGTAATTTTCTTACCTGTGATAATTTAGACAATAACTTTGCTGCTTCGCTTTATACAATTCTAATTAAGCTTCCAGATGAACATTCCAAAAATGAGAATGAAAATGTACCTAAGATAACTATGGTGGAGTATACGCGAACGCCACCTCCTACGATTCTACAGCATAAAGACAGTGGTGCCAAAGTATCGACGTCTGCTGACCACCATCTTACGTCAAGCAGACCATCGTCTATATGTGTTCCTTCAAACTCAAGAGCTGGTCATTCTAATTTAAGTATGAGTGCTATTACTGCCGTTAAGACGGCCGCGACAAAAGCCAAAGCAACAAACGCGGTGAAAAAGAAACGAACTGTTTTGATTCGTGAGAAGAAAGCGGCCCGGACGCTTATCGCCATTTTGCTAGCGTTCATCATAACATGGACTCCGTATAGTGTGTTAGTTCTTGTAAATGCTATGAAACCTGACGGGGTGAATAGCAGACTGTATTCTGTATCATACTGGGGTTGCTATTTAAACAGTACCATTAACCCTATATGCTACGCACTGTGCAATATGAACTTCCGACGCgcgtttaaacaaattttaacgTGCAAGTTCCAAAAGAAGCATCAACGCATGCGCATAAAGCAACTCCAAATACGGTCAAAGGAACGAATGAGTTCTTCTCGATGA